In Chitinivibrionales bacterium, the following proteins share a genomic window:
- a CDS encoding phosphopantetheine-binding protein yields MENQTTGLATPELKLEIKKLILESLKISDVRPEDIPDSASLFENNSALQLDSVDALEIVMALQRTYGVHIDDQNIGRFIIKSVDSIAEFVAKEKRK; encoded by the coding sequence ATGGAAAACCAGACAACAGGTCTTGCAACTCCTGAATTGAAATTGGAAATCAAAAAACTCATCCTCGAATCGCTCAAAATTTCCGACGTGAGACCCGAGGACATCCCCGACAGCGCCTCGCTGTTCGAAAACAATTCCGCGCTCCAGCTCGACAGTGTTGACGCGCTCGAGATCGTCATGGCCCTTCAGCGCACCTATGGCGTGCACATCGACGACCAAAACATCGGCAGGTTCATCATCAAGTCGGTGGACTCGATTGCAGAGTTTGTGGCGAAGGAAAAACGAAAATAA
- a CDS encoding BtrH N-terminal domain-containing protein: protein MSQIPFEHKMAAHCESGMLSALLKHRGLVISEPMVLGISGAIFFVFVKTPYMVFPVFDMRNMPGQMRKNLGKRLDIKYAVQKFGSAEKARASLEALLDKGIPTTVQVDMFYMDYIPSYMRVHFNAHFIVVVGKENGGFLVSDCYYPSLSMIAQDSLDKARFAKSDFAPKGFQFYIASVPEGGLREDTLKKAVVQGIRQASFNMVKLPVPFIGVKGMRRFADSIPAWPKIARNMDALSHAIMSIHITLEERGTGGGGFRFMYASFLQEAATLLNRPELSDMSKKIMAIGDRWRELSLFVARVGKDRDLGDGRLQEIRRMIYARADEEEAFFKTLLSMVK, encoded by the coding sequence ATGAGCCAGATCCCGTTTGAACATAAAATGGCAGCGCATTGCGAATCGGGAATGCTGTCGGCGCTGCTCAAGCACAGGGGGCTTGTCATAAGCGAACCCATGGTCCTAGGCATCAGCGGCGCGATATTTTTCGTTTTTGTAAAGACGCCGTACATGGTGTTTCCCGTGTTCGATATGCGCAACATGCCGGGCCAGATGCGGAAAAACCTGGGAAAGCGGCTCGATATCAAATACGCCGTGCAGAAATTCGGAAGTGCGGAAAAGGCCCGCGCATCGCTCGAGGCGCTCCTTGACAAAGGAATCCCGACCACGGTGCAGGTGGACATGTTCTACATGGACTACATCCCCTCTTACATGCGCGTGCATTTCAACGCGCATTTCATCGTGGTGGTGGGGAAGGAAAACGGCGGTTTCCTGGTGAGCGATTGCTATTATCCCTCCCTCTCGATGATTGCACAGGATTCGCTTGACAAGGCGCGTTTCGCAAAATCGGATTTTGCGCCCAAAGGTTTCCAGTTCTACATCGCCTCCGTTCCCGAGGGCGGGCTGCGTGAAGACACGCTAAAAAAAGCAGTGGTCCAGGGCATAAGGCAGGCGTCGTTCAACATGGTGAAGCTGCCGGTCCCGTTTATCGGTGTGAAGGGCATGCGCCGGTTCGCGGACAGCATTCCCGCCTGGCCCAAAATCGCCCGCAACATGGACGCGCTGTCGCATGCGATCATGTCCATCCATATCACGCTTGAAGAGCGCGGCACGGGCGGCGGCGGGTTCCGTTTCATGTACGCCTCGTTTTTGCAGGAGGCCGCCACGCTGCTGAACAGGCCGGAGCTTTCCGACATGTCAAAGAAAATCATGGCCATCGGCGACCGGTGGCGCGAACTCTCGCTGTTCGTGGCGCGCGTCGGCAAAGACCGCGACCTCGGCGACGGCAGGCTGCAGGAAATACGACGGATGATTTATGCGCGTGCGGATGAAGAAGAAGCATTTTTTAAAACTCTTCTCTCCATGGTAAAATAG
- a CDS encoding class I SAM-dependent methyltransferase: MDGKEIISLFDHDGLNAEERNYLHAMARRFCYLLDIVEKIRPEAKKNKASILDIGPSYFTELLRRSFPNDVVYTLGFIHDESRGGHLPRNVKLDLKNQFDFDLNEVRDPAKRPAIPAMDIVVFAEVIEHLHTPPLAVLRYIHSIICPGGVMVLQTPNAVSLRKRWAMLKGKNPYEKIRESRDNPGHFREYTKQELLEYLSKAGFAIVSAKFADYFPMLKKDAFVKIFLPDGFKDGITIVAKKS; this comes from the coding sequence ATGGACGGCAAAGAAATAATTTCCTTGTTTGACCATGACGGCCTAAACGCCGAAGAGCGCAACTACCTGCATGCCATGGCCAGGCGTTTTTGCTATCTGCTTGATATTGTGGAAAAGATAAGGCCCGAGGCGAAAAAAAATAAGGCCTCAATCCTGGATATAGGGCCGTCTTATTTTACGGAACTCTTGCGGCGCAGTTTTCCCAATGACGTTGTTTATACCCTGGGTTTTATTCACGACGAAAGCAGGGGCGGTCACCTGCCAAGAAATGTAAAGCTCGATTTGAAAAACCAATTTGATTTCGATTTGAATGAAGTGCGGGATCCGGCAAAACGCCCGGCAATTCCGGCCATGGATATTGTCGTGTTCGCAGAGGTGATTGAACATCTGCATACTCCGCCGCTGGCAGTGCTCCGGTATATACATTCTATTATCTGCCCGGGTGGGGTTATGGTGCTCCAGACGCCGAATGCGGTTTCCCTGAGAAAAAGATGGGCCATGCTCAAGGGAAAAAACCCGTATGAGAAAATCCGCGAGAGCCGGGACAATCCCGGCCATTTCCGCGAATATACCAAACAGGAACTTCTTGAGTATCTTTCGAAGGCCGGGTTTGCCATTGTCTCGGCGAAGTTTGCTGATTATTTCCCCATGTTGAAAAAGGACGCATTTGTAAAAATTTTTCTCCCAGACGGATTCAAAGACGGAATCACCATTGTTGCAAAGAAGTCTTGA
- the clpB gene encoding ATP-dependent chaperone ClpB, producing MNPEKFTSKSQEAINGANKIAVEMNHQELVPPHLMLALVMQTGGLVQTILEKLVVDIKDIAEAIIEGLRKIPAVTGSGASQTYMSRGLTQVISEAEKTASRMKDEFVSVEHLLLAVLEKDAECKEIAERFRITHAKVMETLKAVRGNQRVTSPEPEATFNALEKYSRNLTDMAQKGKLDPVIGRDEEIRRVIQILSRRTKNNPVLIGDPGVGKTAIVEGLALRIVRGDVPEGLKNRSLVSLDMGALIAGAKFRGEFEERLKAVLKEVTEAQGSIILFIDELHTVVGAGAAEGAMDAGNLLKPMLARGELHCIGATTLEEYRKHIEKDKALERRFQTVLVDQPNVEDTISILRGLRERYEVHHGVKIRDAALVAAAVLSDRYISDRFLPDKAIDLVDEAAASLRTEMDSSPRELDEASRRQMQLEIEITGLKKENDASSKERLHKLSAELAEVKEKVRQLRLRWDGEKQQIASLQQLRQKLEQAKYELDKAQRNYDLNTAAQIRHGTIPQLERQIGEAEKALKDRNGNRLLKEEVDEEDIAAIVARWTHIPVSKLVEGEKEKVLTLARHLHERVIGQNEAVDAVADAVLRGRAGLKDPSRPIGSFIFLGPTGVGKTELARSLAFNLFDDEHAMIRIDMSEYMEKHTVSRLIGAPPGYVGYDEGGQLTEAVRRRPYSVILFDEIEKGHPDVFNVLLQILDDGRVTDSHGHTVNFKNTIIIMTSNIGSQHIVDSAGKDYEEIKKTVLAEMKNYFRPEFLNRVDEIVVFHGLSQEDIVSIVDIQLKRFAELLTGRNIGFSADKKAVALLAKTGFDPVYGARPLKRTIQRELETPVSRLLVAGKLNDGQSLKVSAEGDKLEFKVSG from the coding sequence ATGAATCCTGAAAAATTCACCAGCAAATCCCAGGAAGCCATTAACGGCGCGAACAAGATCGCCGTTGAGATGAACCATCAGGAGCTTGTTCCCCCGCACCTGATGCTCGCGCTCGTGATGCAGACCGGCGGCCTGGTACAGACCATCCTTGAAAAACTCGTGGTTGACATAAAGGACATTGCCGAAGCAATCATAGAAGGCCTGCGCAAAATACCCGCGGTCACGGGCAGCGGCGCCTCGCAGACCTATATGTCGCGCGGCCTCACCCAGGTCATTTCGGAAGCGGAAAAAACCGCATCACGCATGAAAGACGAATTCGTGAGCGTTGAGCATCTGCTGCTTGCCGTGCTTGAAAAGGACGCCGAATGCAAGGAGATTGCTGAGCGTTTCCGAATCACTCACGCAAAAGTCATGGAAACGCTCAAGGCTGTCCGGGGCAACCAGCGCGTGACCTCGCCGGAGCCGGAGGCAACGTTCAACGCGCTGGAAAAATATTCGCGCAACCTCACCGACATGGCGCAGAAAGGGAAGCTTGATCCGGTCATCGGCCGCGACGAGGAGATCAGGCGCGTCATCCAGATATTATCGCGCCGAACCAAAAACAATCCCGTGCTCATCGGCGATCCCGGCGTGGGCAAAACCGCGATCGTTGAAGGCCTCGCGCTGCGCATCGTGCGCGGGGACGTGCCCGAGGGGCTCAAGAACCGCTCGCTCGTGTCACTCGACATGGGCGCGCTCATCGCGGGCGCAAAGTTCCGCGGCGAGTTCGAGGAACGGCTCAAAGCCGTGCTCAAGGAAGTCACCGAGGCACAGGGAAGCATCATTCTCTTTATTGACGAACTGCACACCGTTGTGGGTGCCGGGGCCGCAGAAGGCGCCATGGACGCCGGCAACCTGCTCAAGCCCATGCTCGCGCGCGGCGAGCTCCACTGCATTGGGGCCACGACGCTGGAAGAATACCGAAAGCATATAGAAAAAGACAAAGCGCTCGAGCGAAGGTTCCAGACCGTACTTGTTGACCAGCCGAACGTGGAAGACACCATATCCATTTTGCGCGGCCTGCGCGAGCGCTACGAGGTGCACCACGGCGTGAAGATCCGCGACGCCGCGCTCGTGGCCGCCGCCGTTTTATCTGACCGCTACATCTCGGACCGGTTCCTGCCCGACAAGGCCATCGACCTCGTTGACGAGGCGGCGGCGAGCCTGCGCACCGAAATGGACAGCAGCCCGCGCGAACTCGACGAGGCCTCGCGCCGCCAGATGCAGCTTGAGATCGAAATCACGGGCCTGAAAAAGGAAAACGACGCGTCGTCGAAGGAGCGGCTGCACAAGCTGTCGGCCGAACTCGCCGAAGTAAAGGAAAAGGTCAGGCAGCTCAGACTGCGCTGGGACGGCGAAAAACAGCAGATCGCCTCGCTGCAGCAGCTGCGGCAGAAGCTCGAGCAGGCCAAATACGAGCTTGACAAGGCCCAGCGGAACTACGACCTGAACACCGCGGCGCAGATCAGGCACGGCACCATTCCCCAGCTCGAGCGCCAGATCGGGGAGGCGGAAAAGGCGCTCAAGGACCGCAACGGCAACCGCCTGCTCAAGGAGGAAGTTGACGAAGAGGACATCGCCGCGATCGTTGCACGGTGGACCCATATTCCGGTGAGCAAGCTCGTTGAGGGTGAAAAGGAAAAGGTGCTCACGCTCGCCAGGCACCTGCACGAGCGCGTGATAGGCCAGAACGAGGCGGTCGACGCGGTCGCCGACGCGGTGCTGCGCGGACGCGCCGGGCTCAAGGACCCATCCCGTCCCATCGGCAGCTTCATCTTTCTCGGGCCCACCGGCGTGGGAAAGACCGAGCTGGCGCGCAGCCTGGCGTTCAACCTGTTCGACGACGAGCACGCCATGATCCGCATTGACATGTCGGAATATATGGAAAAGCACACCGTTTCACGGCTCATCGGCGCCCCGCCCGGCTACGTGGGCTACGACGAGGGCGGCCAGCTCACCGAGGCGGTGCGCAGAAGGCCCTACAGCGTCATATTGTTCGACGAAATCGAGAAGGGGCACCCCGACGTGTTCAACGTGCTGCTGCAGATCCTCGACGACGGCCGCGTGACCGATTCGCACGGCCACACCGTGAATTTCAAGAACACGATCATCATCATGACGTCGAACATCGGCTCGCAGCACATCGTGGACAGCGCGGGAAAGGATTACGAGGAGATAAAAAAGACCGTGCTCGCCGAGATGAAAAATTATTTCAGGCCTGAATTCCTGAACCGGGTCGACGAGATCGTGGTGTTCCACGGACTGAGCCAGGAAGACATCGTCAGCATTGTTGACATACAGCTCAAACGGTTCGCGGAACTCCTCACGGGAAGAAACATCGGGTTCTCCGCGGACAAAAAAGCCGTCGCGCTGCTGGCGAAAACCGGTTTTGACCCGGTGTACGGTGCGCGGCCGCTCAAGAGGACCATCCAGCGCGAACTGGAAACCCCAGTGTCGAGGCTGCTGGTGGCTGGAAAACTCAATGACGGACAGTCGTTAAAGGTTTCGGCAGAGGGAGACAAGCTGGAATTCAAAGTGAGCGGTTAA
- a CDS encoding trypsin-like peptidase domain-containing protein, giving the protein MFENDVLDSYSQAVIRAADIVMPSVVKIEVKAEQKNRDGDQKQEGPSPEGSGSGMIFTPDGLILTNSHVIRNASSISVTLLDGRTFHAEAIGDDPGTDIGILRIHGSDLLPVQLGDSQSLKVGQLVIAVGNPFGFQCTVTTGVVSALGRSLRSQSGRLIDNIIQTDAALNPGNSGGPLVTVAGQVVGVNTAVIMMAQGICFAVAANTAKIVITQLLTKGKVIRSYLGIAGQTVPLHTRVVRHHGLTSATGMFVTSVVAASPAEKSGIVEGDMVVSFDGQPVSDVDDLQHLLTEEMIGRACKINVLRRFTQKLELEIVPAEMPE; this is encoded by the coding sequence ATGTTTGAAAACGACGTTCTCGATTCCTATTCCCAGGCCGTGATCCGCGCCGCCGATATTGTCATGCCTTCGGTCGTGAAAATAGAGGTGAAGGCTGAACAGAAAAACCGCGATGGTGATCAAAAACAAGAAGGCCCTTCGCCTGAAGGCAGCGGCTCAGGCATGATATTCACGCCGGACGGGCTCATTCTCACCAACAGCCATGTTATCAGAAACGCGTCGTCCATCAGCGTGACGCTCCTTGACGGAAGAACATTTCACGCGGAGGCCATCGGCGATGACCCGGGAACCGACATCGGCATCCTCCGCATCCACGGCTCGGACCTCTTGCCAGTGCAGCTCGGCGATTCGCAGTCGCTCAAGGTTGGACAGCTCGTGATCGCCGTGGGCAACCCGTTCGGGTTCCAATGCACCGTGACCACGGGCGTGGTGAGCGCGCTGGGCAGGTCGCTGCGCTCGCAGTCAGGCCGCCTCATCGACAACATCATCCAGACCGACGCGGCGCTCAACCCGGGAAATTCGGGCGGGCCGCTGGTGACCGTGGCCGGCCAGGTGGTGGGCGTCAACACCGCGGTCATCATGATGGCGCAGGGCATCTGCTTCGCGGTCGCGGCGAACACGGCGAAAATCGTGATCACGCAGCTCCTGACAAAAGGAAAAGTGATCCGGAGCTACCTCGGCATCGCGGGCCAGACCGTGCCGCTGCACACCCGCGTGGTGCGTCACCACGGCCTGACGTCCGCAACAGGCATGTTCGTCACCAGCGTGGTGGCGGCCAGCCCGGCGGAGAAATCCGGCATCGTCGAGGGCGATATGGTGGTTTCGTTTGACGGCCAGCCGGTCTCCGACGTGGACGACCTCCAGCACCTTCTCACCGAAGAAATGATTGGCCGCGCCTGCAAAATAAACGTGCTGCGCAGGTTTACGCAGAAACTTGAGCTTGAAATCGTGCCTGCTGAAATGCCCGAATAA
- a CDS encoding RtcB family protein, with protein sequence MNIITEGLRVPIKSWCATIEPGALKQAVNLTKLPFVYGHVAVMADCHEGFGMPIGGVIACKDAIIPNAVGVDIGCGMCAVQTDLPVSSIDADTVRTVLNRIRGLVPMGFDHHKHTQDWKGFDRAPDVPIIQQELDSARKQLGTLGGGNHFIEIQAGNDGHVWLMIHSGSRNFGYKVAGEYHEKALAYCRQHNIELPDNDLAFFPMDKQLAREYKTAMDYALDFAAENRQRMKQVCQEQLRAETRCGFLREINIHHNFAAEETHYGRTLIVHRKGATRAGKGQSGIIPGSMGSSSYIVQGRGNPDSFLSSSHGAGRIMGRNEANRRLTYEEVRQAMRGIVFDTWPRGRKGKIDLSEAPQAYKDINAVMASQKDLVDVKVKLRPLGVVKG encoded by the coding sequence ATGAACATCATCACAGAAGGCCTGCGGGTCCCCATCAAATCCTGGTGCGCAACCATCGAGCCGGGCGCGCTGAAGCAGGCGGTCAACCTCACAAAACTCCCGTTTGTCTACGGGCATGTCGCGGTCATGGCCGACTGCCACGAAGGCTTCGGCATGCCCATCGGCGGCGTTATCGCCTGCAAGGACGCCATCATCCCCAACGCGGTGGGCGTCGACATCGGCTGCGGCATGTGCGCGGTGCAGACCGATCTTCCGGTTTCGTCAATCGATGCGGACACGGTGCGCACGGTGCTCAACCGCATCCGCGGGCTTGTCCCCATGGGCTTTGACCATCACAAACATACCCAAGACTGGAAAGGGTTTGACCGGGCGCCCGACGTGCCAATCATCCAGCAGGAACTTGACTCTGCGCGAAAACAGCTCGGCACGCTCGGCGGCGGCAACCATTTCATTGAAATCCAGGCGGGAAACGACGGCCATGTCTGGCTCATGATCCACAGCGGCAGCCGTAATTTCGGATACAAGGTAGCCGGTGAATATCATGAAAAAGCGCTCGCCTACTGCCGTCAGCACAATATCGAATTGCCCGACAACGACCTGGCGTTTTTCCCCATGGACAAGCAGCTTGCCCGGGAATATAAAACCGCCATGGACTATGCGCTTGATTTCGCGGCCGAGAACCGGCAGAGGATGAAACAGGTCTGCCAGGAGCAACTGCGGGCCGAGACCCGTTGCGGTTTTCTGCGGGAGATCAACATCCATCACAATTTTGCCGCGGAAGAAACCCATTACGGACGGACCCTGATCGTGCATCGCAAGGGCGCCACCCGCGCGGGCAAGGGCCAAAGCGGCATCATTCCCGGCAGCATGGGATCGTCATCCTACATCGTACAGGGGCGCGGCAATCCGGATAGCTTTTTGTCAAGCTCGCACGGCGCCGGCAGGATTATGGGCCGCAACGAGGCGAACCGCAGGCTTACCTACGAGGAGGTCAGACAGGCAATGAGGGGCATCGTGTTCGACACGTGGCCGCGCGGCAGAAAGGGAAAAATTGACTTGAGCGAAGCGCCGCAGGCGTACAAGGACATCAACGCCGTGATGGCGTCGCAA